In a single window of the Streptacidiphilus sp. P02-A3a genome:
- a CDS encoding FtsX-like permease family protein codes for MVIRRVGRLIRTLVPFPKDLSLAWKTIKGRKGGFVGSFVAIAAGSAVITACGILLMSGLSTGVAPERYAGADVVLSAGQSFWLDESSAVRYSERVTLPSDKIAAVAAVPGVKAAVGDVDIELGVLDSGGGVVGGPNGYPVYGHGWTTAELGPFTLGTGHAPTASGEVVLDSGLASRAHLSTGSTVRLVVGSIASSYRVVGIADPPPGGLDRQSAVFFTDDQATSLSGRPDQVAAIGVLADPGVTPDRLAKAITAAVPGVETHTGTGRGDVEFLDVGDARNLVVDTSASFGGTMVLIVVFVVASTLTLSVQQRRRELALMRAIGATPRQIHWMIGAEMTLVSLSGALAGAIPGIILAFVMRGVFILAGAMPSDYQMDVGILPILASLVLCVFSARISGWLVARRVARTSPVEALGEAAVEPKKLSRARLVIGALLIPVGLLLTLGNVADSGDSVADVAASAVLFFVVALGCLGPVLLRAAIALFGPFLNNQTRAHGFLAQSNARANARRLSAAATPLAIGVTLAAVQIFGATTTIAASQQQLNEGLRAGYVLTASSGAGVSPQVTDAVSGVPGVALATPVARMQVLLTFGTQTEVFAAQGVTPDRLSDTMDLQVLNGSIADLKDGTVALSQVAARQVGAKLGGTITLRLGDSTLLTPRVVAIYERGLGFGDVTLPNDLVVAHTTSQVDSAVLVAATAGTDQKTLAAALRKAVAPYPTVQLGGPAAFAVAPAAGDSGGWALNLLFQTLLLGYIAIAVVNTLVMATAARVREFAMLQLIGASREQVRAMMNGEARIVIFSALLFGLLAGIPSLVGMSLGLSKSPVPNISLLGLLAIVALTVALSWGSIATATRFAMRSAPVDAIGGRE; via the coding sequence GTGGTGATCCGCCGCGTCGGCCGGCTGATCCGCACCTTGGTGCCCTTCCCCAAGGACCTGTCGCTGGCCTGGAAGACCATCAAGGGACGCAAGGGCGGCTTCGTCGGCTCCTTCGTCGCGATCGCCGCGGGCTCGGCGGTGATCACCGCCTGCGGGATCCTGCTGATGTCCGGACTGAGCACCGGCGTCGCCCCCGAACGCTACGCGGGCGCTGACGTCGTCCTCAGCGCGGGGCAGTCGTTCTGGCTGGACGAGAGCTCCGCCGTCCGCTACAGCGAGCGCGTCACCCTGCCCTCCGACAAGATCGCCGCCGTCGCCGCGGTACCCGGCGTCAAGGCCGCCGTCGGCGACGTCGACATCGAACTGGGCGTGCTCGACTCCGGCGGCGGCGTGGTGGGCGGCCCGAACGGCTACCCGGTGTACGGGCACGGCTGGACGACCGCCGAACTCGGACCGTTCACGCTGGGCACCGGACACGCGCCCACCGCGTCCGGCGAGGTCGTCCTCGACTCCGGCCTGGCCTCGCGCGCCCACCTGTCGACCGGCTCCACGGTCCGGCTGGTGGTCGGCTCGATCGCCTCCTCCTACCGCGTCGTGGGCATCGCCGACCCGCCACCGGGCGGCCTGGACCGCCAGTCCGCGGTGTTCTTCACCGACGACCAGGCGACCAGCCTGTCCGGCCGCCCGGACCAGGTGGCCGCCATCGGGGTCCTCGCCGACCCCGGCGTCACCCCCGACCGGCTGGCCAAGGCGATCACCGCCGCCGTCCCGGGCGTGGAGACCCACACCGGCACCGGACGCGGCGACGTCGAGTTCCTCGACGTCGGCGACGCCCGCAACCTGGTGGTCGACACCTCGGCGTCGTTCGGCGGCACGATGGTGCTGATCGTGGTCTTCGTGGTGGCCAGCACCCTGACCCTGTCGGTCCAGCAACGCCGCCGCGAACTGGCCCTGATGCGCGCCATCGGCGCCACCCCCAGACAGATCCACTGGATGATCGGCGCCGAGATGACCCTGGTCTCGCTGTCCGGCGCCCTGGCCGGCGCGATCCCCGGCATCATCCTCGCGTTCGTGATGCGCGGCGTGTTCATCCTGGCCGGCGCCATGCCCTCGGACTACCAGATGGACGTGGGCATCCTGCCCATCCTCGCCTCACTGGTGCTGTGCGTGTTCAGCGCCCGGATCAGCGGCTGGCTGGTGGCCCGCCGCGTGGCCAGGACCAGCCCGGTCGAGGCGCTCGGCGAAGCCGCCGTCGAGCCCAAGAAACTCAGCCGGGCCCGACTGGTCATCGGCGCCCTGCTCATCCCGGTCGGACTGCTGCTGACCCTGGGCAACGTCGCCGACTCGGGCGACTCGGTCGCCGACGTCGCCGCCAGCGCCGTCCTGTTCTTCGTGGTGGCCCTGGGCTGCCTGGGACCCGTACTGCTGCGCGCCGCCATCGCGCTGTTCGGCCCGTTCCTGAACAACCAGACCCGGGCCCACGGCTTCCTCGCCCAGTCCAACGCCCGGGCCAACGCCCGGCGGCTCAGCGCGGCGGCCACCCCACTGGCCATCGGCGTGACCCTGGCCGCCGTACAGATCTTCGGCGCCACCACCACGATCGCCGCCTCCCAGCAGCAGCTCAACGAAGGACTGCGGGCCGGCTACGTGCTGACCGCCTCGTCCGGCGCCGGAGTCTCCCCCCAGGTCACCGACGCCGTCAGCGGCGTCCCCGGAGTCGCCCTGGCCACCCCGGTGGCACGGATGCAGGTACTGCTGACCTTCGGCACCCAGACCGAGGTCTTCGCCGCCCAGGGCGTCACCCCCGACCGCCTCTCCGACACCATGGACCTGCAGGTCCTCAACGGCAGCATCGCGGACCTGAAGGACGGGACGGTCGCACTCAGCCAGGTGGCCGCCCGCCAGGTCGGCGCGAAACTCGGCGGGACGATCACCCTGCGGCTCGGCGACAGCACCCTGCTCACCCCCCGGGTGGTGGCGATCTACGAGCGCGGCCTGGGCTTCGGCGACGTTACCTTGCCCAACGACCTGGTCGTGGCCCACACCACCTCCCAGGTCGACTCCGCGGTACTGGTCGCGGCCACCGCCGGGACCGACCAGAAGACGCTGGCCGCCGCACTGCGCAAAGCCGTCGCCCCCTACCCGACGGTCCAACTGGGCGGCCCCGCCGCCTTCGCGGTCGCACCCGCGGCCGGCGACTCGGGCGGCTGGGCCCTCAACCTCCTGTTCCAGACCCTGCTCCTGGGCTACATCGCCATCGCCGTGGTCAACACCCTGGTCATGGCCACCGCGGCCCGGGTACGCGAGTTCGCCATGCTGCAACTCATCGGCGCCAGCCGCGAACAGGTACGCGCCATGATGAACGGCGAGGCCAGGATCGTGATCTTCTCGGCGCTGCTGTTCGGCCTGCTGGCGGGAATCCCCTCGCTGGTCGGCATGAGCCTGGGACTGTCGAAGTCACCCGTCCCCAACATCTCCCTGCTCGGCCTGCTGGCGATCGTGGCGCTCACCGTCGCGCTCTCCTGGGGCTCGATCGCGACAGCCACCCGCTTCGCCATGCGCTCCGCGCCGGTCGACGCGATCGGCGGACGCGAGTAG